One Salvia splendens isolate huo1 chromosome 1, SspV2, whole genome shotgun sequence genomic window, CACTACGGTAGGAAAAAAAAGGCAAAAAGTATGTAGCTTCTTCTTCTAGtcagaaaaacaaaaatgaaaagttaaTGGCTTCTTCTTCACTTATTAACTTTTACTTTATGTGAGAAAAGtgaagtagtagtactacataAAATGGACCACAGCACTTGCAGTTGAATGGGTTTGGATCCCTGCTGTGCAATCAGCCACAGGGGGATGCTGCTAGAAACATcacattattttaataaaataaatattaatattataatttataaatattttattgttGCTGATTGCACCTCATGGAATTCAAATTCTTAGTTAGAATGTAGTGACTGGTTATCGAAAATAAGGAACTGGAGTATCTTCTTCTtttaaaatacaataaataaagAGCTTGTATGTTTATAACATtatttttaactatgtatttataaaatatcaCTACTATTAATACACTATTACTTATATTAATGTGATTTTAGTAGTGCTCCATAAGTGCATTAACAATGGGGcaccctatgcaccgccacatcatcattttatcatcttacccttccacctgcactGAGACGCCCTAATAAGCCGCtctataggtttcactattgttttgttaattaatttaaatgttttcaaatatggtaatgcaaaataatttaaaaaccccacgattaattaaaaacggcaaatcctacattgattaaaaaaaagttacacgagttagaaatgaaaaaaagttgattactctacaaaagtcccaacttgcggcgcagctcatcgatcatcccctggaggtattcggctttggccaGGTCCTAACACTgcatgagggcgttgtgcgtgtccaacaacgtcctccggttggcggccgctGCCAACTCCGCGTACGCAAGTGAcgtcggggtcgggatcggcgatgggggggcTGCCGCGGCTTgtgaggaggatgtcgccttcgccttccccttgttcttcgcagccttgacgccaacgggacgccgggaggacaccggtgtgccagaactctcttcctcctcataCACCGGTTAGTGTTGGAAATTTTGAATCCAATAAAAATGTAGCTTGATTAGTCCGCATCCGATTAGCCAACGCatgacccgattgacatccctactcaaATATGCGCAACTTTTTTTTGGTGTGTCGAGCTTCTTTGAATTGTTGTGCTAGACATTAAATTTAAGGGTTGCTCAGCAAAGTCAGTCACAAGTCATAACTTAAGAGCAAAGAAGACGTGACCTGGAAGCTATAGAGAAAGTCAATCGCAGCAACAAAAGAGCAGAAACAAAGCAGCTGAAGACAATACTTAAACAATTGTTGAACCTCCTTGAATATTTGTCTGTAGATCACCAGTCAACAAGTCCTTCTCAAAATCTTCATCTATAAAAGGTTTATCTTTAAGTATGACTACAGTCTTAATCTTTTTATTTGAAGGTTTTTGCTATACTATCACATGTTGGGATAGTTAGTTTTGAGATAACAAAATTCCTTGTTGAAGTTTGCGGAAGAACAGGAAATTGCATAGAACACATTGTTATTGTTTGACCTCATAATATGTATCTCTTGGatagtttgcattttatttacTCTTTAGCATCGTTGGTTgcaatatttttatattgatatCAAATACTCTTTTAGATGACTGTCATAGGTAAAATTGTAGCAACTGAAAATTAGTACTAGTAAGTAGTATTATTTTCTGTAGCCACCTCTCGGGTAGTGTATAAATTCAAGAAATCCTCTTTCCCTTAACTtatattttttgttgatcgCCATAGAAATCAGTCCTGGCTTTTCTTATCTGAGATAATTGCCAGATACTTTTCTTGCAATACCTCAATTTTCAGCTTAAGCCTATGCATGAAAAGTGAAAATCCAATCCTATATATCGCAGGGTTAGTTTTTATGCTATTTTCATGTTTTAGTGATGCGCTTTATCTCATAACCTATCATGTAAGCTTGTATTCTTTCAGTTGCAGGAAAAGAACAGTTGCTTCCATAATGCCGACCGCATGGTGCAATCATTTTAGGCTTGGAAACCTCGCTCATTCCTCAACTGTTCTCTACAAAACTCCAAAATAATATTGTTATATATGATTACAACCTCAATTGTTGGTGTTTGTGTAGTTGTTCTGTGCAGCCTACATTTGGATACATGCCATCATGGTTcgataaaataaagaaacattTGGAATTGTTACTCAACACAACAAATTCAAAGCTAAGTAATTCACAATTCCTCCCAACCGAAAATGGTGGTTGTCTTTAAGATATATTCATCTTTTGTTTGATCAAATTGATATCACGAATCCTATTTTTTTGTTTCCAGTTGTATCCAAAAGTTTTCTGTTTTTATGCTCGAAGCAGATTACTTGGTTCCATAATTTTTACTATGAGTGAGTTCtcaattttaatgttttttggTGAAATATCAGTTAGAGTTAATCTGGTAGGAGTGTGTTTCTGATAAGTCATATGATTTTGTCGACTAgttttcaaaacttttgaaaataAATGTGAATGCTTATGAGATCATGGAAGAAATATGAGGAGTATGTTTGGTGTGAACtatatatgctctgttttcatattggatttaataatattgaaaattatGTTGACAGGCTGTAAAGATTAATCTGTGTCATTAGGCTGTTAGTTAACTACACATTTGAAATCCAATACTATAATTTTGAATTCGGTGGAGTATATATCATACTCATATGTTTATTATGCTACAGTGGGGAATAAGACTAAtgtctattttattctttgattttaagctaagctaagctaagcaAAGCATTCATTTTTTTGTTCTTCTATTTATTCTGCAATTAATCACACCACATTATATACAAGTCCAGTTCGAATCTGATTGAGGTTTCTACTACTACTGCTAGCATTTTAAAAATTGTAGATATTTTATTCGCTTACTCACATCGTAGTTCGTTTGTTACTAACTTTTGTGTTCCAGTATATTTTTCAATCTTGGTAATATTGCAATATAATATTCCACGTATATGACTTTTGGTAAACATCCAATTTCTTATGTACCAAACACAACGTTAGTTCTGCTATGACTTATTAGTCTTCTTTATCAACATCCAATAAGACTTAAAAATTAATCTCTAGCTCTCCCTCTGCGGACGAAAAGAACAGTGAAGAGTTTCTTAAGATTCAACGTGGTAAGTCTATCTTGCTATAATTCATCAATTATGCTGCTTTTCTTCTCTTCCCCACTTCTGTTTTACTACATTTTTAAGGATGCTCTCTTCCAAGCAGTGACATCCCAACACTTGATTCATATGCCTTAAAACAGTTCTTTCACGTCCTATCATGGTACTGAGATTCTTTCCATTCTAGGATCTTTTTTGCCAAATAaaattgatactccctccgtccagcaattAGAGTCTCATTTCTccatggcacgggttttaagaaagttgtTGAAGTGTGTAATAAATTGTGTGTGATAGTGGAATTTGGGACCCACCTCAAGTGTGTTAAATTTTTGTCTTCCTTGcacaattcaattcaattcaatttctGCCCAAAAATCGAAATTTGCTGCCAATCAAATATGCTTCCAACAATTCAAGGCAATTCAATTGCATTTTTGTTTCAATTGCATTAATAACAATGACATTTCAATTCACTACTGGAGTTTCAATTTGCTGCcacaaacataatttaaaactgaatttaaaatttacactCAACATAATCAAAATCCCTTCAAATTTCAACTCATCAAATTGAACCCAGAACTTTCGAAAATGACTCATCAATTTTATCTGTAAATTGAACCCATAACTTCTTCAATTTCAACTCCAAAACCaacaaaccaaacaaaaaaatccaaaagtgGAACCAAAAAAATCGAATCTGTAAATCCCAGCGAGAGTTGAGAGAGAGAAGCGGAGGTCCTCGTAGGCGCCGGACACGTCGCCGCTGATGTCGTCGGTGGCGGCGGTGAAACGGATCAACAGCGGCGTGTCCTCGATCTGGACGTCGGCGTCGGAGTGGAAGGGGAGCTCTAACACATTGGGGTGGGTGTAATTGAGAGAGTGGCGAGAAAAATTGGGGTTGGGGTGAGTGTAATTGAGAGAGCGGCGACGGCGATTGGGAGAGGAGGGCGGCGATTGGGAAGGAGGAGGGCGGTGACCGAGAGTGAGGGTGAGAAAGTGAAATTAAATTTGGGTGGGAGGTGTTTTTTTATGGCAATTGTGTAAATTAGTGAGAAGGGGGAGAGTAATTAAATTGTACAAATATGGTAAGTAGAACCGGGACTCTTATTCCCGGAcgtcccaaaatgaaaaaacgggactcctattgctggacggatggagtattttctAGGCAGTTTAATTAGGATATTCAGCATAATATATTCTCTTGTCCTTCATCATTTTGTTACCAACCTAGgaatattagtaataaataaaatgccaGTTTGAAATATCTATCTCAAACTGCTAGAATAAGTATGATACACGTTTTAATATCAATGCTAAAATGGAGACTGCTAATTTATGTGGGTTATATATTATGATGCTGCCCTAAAAATTATGATGTGTTACTGACTAGTGTAACGCCTGGAGTAGGAAGTAAGGAATAGGATTTGTTTGATATTTGTGGTTGTTGGTAGTGGATGTTGTTTCTTTGGTTTCCCTTTGAAGGGATAGGATAGTCTGGTTTATTTCTTTCGTTGTTGCGATGATGATGATCAGGGATTAGAGGTTGGGATTTGTCTCATTGCAAGTCTCTcttatgatgaaattttttgtcTGTCCAGTGTTGTGGGCTCAGGTGGCCCTCTGAGTGATTGTTGCTTTCTATATCATTGTCTTTGGCCATCCGTCTCTAAATGCAGACCACTACCTCAAGGTAAACTCATCTGCTTATGTTTTCGGTGTCTCAAATATCAATCAATCTCAGGTTGGAGCATTCATGTTAGTATTTCTTTTATTGCAATGGATCATATTGTTAGTTATTTGGCGCAGAGGTCTCGCGCGGAAGCTCAAAACTGCAGGATCAGATTCTGCTTCCTCTCCGAATCCGATTACCAAACCACCTAATGATCCAACTTCTAAAGCCATTGATCGCAGGTTACCACCGCCTGAGGTACATAGAGCTAAGCAGTTTCAATATCAAAGGAGATATTAGATGGTTGTGGCTTGTGATGATCCATTTCTGATCAAATGGCAGAAAAAGAGGCCGGGAAAACCTGATGCTCAGGACCTGTAAAGGACCAAGGAGCAGCTGAGCTCATGCGAGTCATGGAAGCGAAGAAGCAGCTCAAGGCAATGGCAGCCGAGCACGGTGGAGATCCAAAACGCCTATCAGCTGGTGGAGCTAACGAGATCAGAATCGTCAGAGAAAGAAACTGAACTTAAGAGAATCAAGAGCTCAAGTCGAGGAATTGAGGATCAAACTAGctgaaatggaaaatgcaatGCGAATCTCCTCAAAATTGGGAAGAGACAATGCTGAGAGAGAGGCCAAGCTCGAACTGGAAGTGCTGAAGACCAGTTTACAGACCACAGCAGAGGAAAACGAGAAGCTGAGGCGCGAAATGTTGAAGACCGAGACAGAGCGAAGCAAAGCACTGGAACTAGCCGAGTCTGCGAGAGCTGCAGAGCATGAAGCGTTGCTGAGGGTGGATAAGAGCTGCAAGAAAGTGGCACGTGTCACTGAGCAGCTTGATGCAGCTCAGGCGTCCAACGCggagctggaggccgagctgCGGAGGTTGAAGGTGCAGTGCCATCAGTGGAGGAAAGCAGCTGAAGCTGCTGCTGCAATGCTGTCTACGAATAAGTATGGGGAGAGACGAGGGTCCTGGGACTACCATACCATCACTAGTAGGCTGAGCTCTCCGCAatctgatgatgaagatgatgattcGCCCAAGAAGAAGAATCCGAATATGCTCAAGAAGATAGGGTTGCTGCTCAAGAAAGGGCACAAGTAGATGTTGAGAAAGGAAAAGATACCAAAGAATAAAGGCAATTATGGACCACAATTATGCTCCAAAAATAGAATAGGGAAATTGATAATTGATTGATACTGAATTGATCTTGTACCTTAATTACATATGTATCATCCCTATATAAAGAGGGAGTCTCTGCAGTAATATAATCATCATAAAATTATCAATTACAATACCTCTTCATTCTCCAATTATGCCTAATATCCCattcaagatggtatcagagcgggggTGAGACTCAGAGTAGTCTCATCACTATCTCGGACCAATCTCAAACCTTCCGGCCAAAATCCGGCAGACCCTTCAAAGCAAAACCATGTCAGACGAACCACCAAAACCAACGGAAACAGAGCAATTCGCTCGAATGTTTGCCGAATTCATGCGTGTGAATATCGCACAACACCAGAACCAAATAACAAACCCCATAACTCCAGATCCAACACCATACAGAATCGACTCCTCGCCATTAGTTATTGCAGAAAAACTAAATGGCGACAACTATCCCCAATGGTCTATCCTTATGAAAGCAGCGATTGGCGGAAGGGGGATGATGTCTCACATCACTGGAGTCCCACCCCCGGCGAAAACCGATCCAGCTTTCGGAAGGTGGCAACAAGCTGACCATTGTGTATTCATATGGCTAACCCAGAATGTAGAATCACGGCTAGTGAGTCGATTGACTCAATATCCAACAGCCAGGGACATATGGGTGAGCATCGAAGTCACATATGCCAGTGGGAGTGACAAAATCAAGGTATACGACATGTATGCAAAGGCAATCACGTTAAAACAAAAGGAGGAACCACTGGAGGAGATCTGGACCAAACTAAACGATTTATGGATCTCCATAGATCAGAGGTATCCAAATCCAATGAAATATGCATAAGACATAGACATATACAACACAGAGAAACAAGAGCAGAGGCTATTCCAGCTATTAGTCGCCCTAAATAGCAAATATGAAAACATCAAGAAGGAAATCCTGAGAACAGAGCCACTTCCCTCAGCCGAAGCGGCATACGCCATTCTCCGGTGAGAAGATGTCCGATCGAGTGTCCTCCAGACATAGGACTCCGGCACACAAGGAATCGGAGCAGGCCTGGCCGTGACCAATCAATGGCAGCATCGGAACCATCCTCAACGGAGCGGCGGCAGAATTGGCGGTGGGTGGAACAAACGGACCGAAGAAGACAAATCGAGACTTATATGCTCTCATTGTGGAATGAAGAAGCACAACCGTGAGACTTGCTTCGAGATTCATGGTTACCCGGAGTGGTGGCAGGAGAAGAAGACCAAACCACCGCCAGCCCCATCCAGAGGAAATGGccgagcagcagcggcgataGGCGGAGGAGAACCGGTCGCCACCATCGGGAGCAACGTGGAAGCCGCTAACCACCGAGGCGGCAACCCGGAAATAGGAGATGCAACAACCGGAGTCGCAGTCGTCGCCAGAGGAGGAGACGGATTAATTTCGTCGAGTGAAAATGAGGAGACGTCAGGTAAATTAGGGTTTGGGCATGAGAAATTATTCTCAAGCCCTTATCCTTTCATACTCTCTAAAAAGGACCCCCCAGACCCTGGTAAATTATACAATGCACCCCGAAAATTGCAAAATAACCCCCATACTCCCAGATATTGCAAACAGACCACACCACTGCagaaatttacaaataaaaccCCTACAGTTAGAAAAAATCCCGAAACAGTCGTTATACCTTGTAAAAATCCCGAAACAACCCCTATACATTGTAAAAATCGGTTCCAGATACTTGAAAATTTACCTGCATCCTATGCCTTGAACGTATCCTCCAAAGAGAAAAATGACaagtggatttttgattgtggagccACTGACACGATTACTTATGATATCTCTGATATATCCAATATGCATAGGGCACCGAAAAGCCATATTCAAACTGCAGTGGCGAATTTACACCTGTTGAAGGAGCGGGAACAGTCAGAGTGTCATCAGCTCTTACATTGTCTAATTGTTTATATGTTCCTTCTATGTCGCATAAACTGTTATCAATCACTCACGTGACGAAAGAATTAAACTGTACATTGCTGAT contains:
- the LOC121748357 gene encoding interactor of constitutive active ROPs 3-like, giving the protein MENAMRISSKLGRDNAEREAKLELEVLKTSLQTTAEENEKLRREMLKTETERSKALELAESARAAEHEALLRVDKSCKKVARVTEQLDAAQASNAELEAELRRLKVQCHQWRKAAEAAAAMLSTNKYGERRGSWDYHTITSRLSSPQSDDEDDDSPKKKNPNMLKKIGLLLKKGHK